ATTTAGCTTCCAGCATGTTTCCCAAAAAACCAGAGCAAGTATCGAGCATTAAGCTTGGTGAAGATAAATCGGTGTGTTTGATGCGTAAGTCTCATCCGCTCGCTCAGCAATTAGCCTTGAGTGCGAAGGATATCGTTAATTACTCACATATTAAAGTGACGGGTGGCGGAGACAAAGACAGTTACGCGGATATTGCATTAAAGAAACAAAATCTTAAACGTAGAGTTGCTTTACAGGTTCCGTTTTTCTCGTCGGCAGGTACGGTGTTGATGCAAGAGGATTATCTAATGATTGTGCCTGAACATATCGCTCATAACTTAGGACGACACCTAGAGACTACTTATTTTTCTTTGCCGTTTGATACTGAAATGCATACCTATTGGCTGATGTGGCACCCTAAGTATGACAACGACTCTGCACACAAATGGGCACGAGAGAAGGCATTCCAGGCTATGCAAAAATCGAGTTACAATATAAGTATGATTTCAAATCATAACTATGATGATGATCTTTGATTTCAAAGAATACTTTCTGCGAATTATTGTAAATAGCAAGTACAAGGCGTTCAGTCAGAGCGTATGTTTTTACTAGGAATGGAATGATGACAGTAACAATTTGGTTTTCTTTATTGGCGATTTGTTTATTGGGCGCGATGTCTCCAGGCCCAAGCTTAGCGATGATCGCTAAGCATAGTTTGGCTGGTGGCCGTATGAATGGGCTTGTTGCTGCTTGGTCACACGCCGCTGGCATTGGTATTTATGCGTTCGCAACGATTGTTGGTTTGGCGGTGTTACTTGAACAATCACCAATGTTATTTAAAGGTATCAGTATAGCGGGCGCTGCGTATCTGCTATATCTTGGTGTGAATGCGTTGCGTTCGAAAGGTGGCGTAGCTGCGAAATTGGAAGCGGGTGAGCAGATGAGCTACATGCAATCTGCGCGTGAGGCTTTCTTGATCTCTATTCTGAGCCCAAAGATCGCGCTGTTCTTCATCGCCCTGTTTAGCCAATTTGTTGCACTAGGTAATGAGCTAACTAATAAAGTAATTATTGTTTCAACCCCGTTGATTGTTGATGGCCTTTGGTACACCTTCATCACATTGGTGTTGTCTAGCCCATTGATTGTTGAGCGTATTCGCTCGAAAGCTCAATTGATCGATCGACTGTCTGGTGTAGTTTTGATTTTGTTGGCTGTTCGTGTGGTGTGGACGATTTAGAAGTAAGTCATTTCTCGCGATAACAGGTTTCTATTAAAAAGGCTCACTAGACGTTGTCCAGTGAGCCTTTACTTTTCAAATCAATGGATGTACTAGCCTTCCGAGTTCAGCACTGCATCAAGCTTCGTCATTGAGTCCGAAAAGTAAGGGTTGTAGGTTAGGCGTGCATGGTTTTTCCCATCCTCAATATAACCCCACGCTGAGTACCAAACTTCACTATTATCGATACATTGCTCTTCATAACCTTCTGCTTGTCCGTTAGAACAAATTCTCTTACTACCATTGACTCCGTAGTACGGGTTGTTGGGTGAGAACAGTAAGCCCATGTGAGAACCATTAGAAATGCGCTGATCTGGAATCTTCATACTGTATTGAATAGCGCGAGGATCTTCGAGTGTCGCTTCCCCTAGCCAAATCAACACATTGTTTGGGTTTGGCATCGATCGACTAAACGCTTGCTGGACAAATTTGGTGTCAATGACACTATCGCCTTCGCTCATCATAATAAAAACAGGTTTGTTGAAGTGTTTATCTTGTAGATCTTCACGAACCACTTCTGATGTTTCATAGTAAACCGAAGCGCCATTCATTGGCAGCGAGTTATAGCGCAGTATATTGTCTTCAGGATCTTGGTCAGCCCAAGTAATAAAATAACTTGCTAGACCTGCGTATTGCACGGCTGATGAGCTTGGTTGAAATGCAGGGGAGAATAGCAATAGCCCTGAGATCTTTGGGTCGTTCATCGCCTGTGAAGTCACTAGATTTGCACCTGTTGAATAA
The Vibrio cyclitrophicus DNA segment above includes these coding regions:
- a CDS encoding LysR family transcriptional regulator, with protein sequence MLSNVNLNLLRSLHVLLEECHVSRAAQRLHITQSAVSRQLAQLRDLCGDPLLVRDGNKLVPTNRALLLKGKLDDLLGEFDHLLDDKPFEPQDWQGELVLSSSDYVAQYILPVIVSEVSAEAPNINLAYRLWQPNYLEALNESGIHLASSMFPKKPEQVSSIKLGEDKSVCLMRKSHPLAQQLALSAKDIVNYSHIKVTGGGDKDSYADIALKKQNLKRRVALQVPFFSSAGTVLMQEDYLMIVPEHIAHNLGRHLETTYFSLPFDTEMHTYWLMWHPKYDNDSAHKWAREKAFQAMQKSSYNISMISNHNYDDDL
- a CDS encoding LysE family translocator yields the protein MTVTIWFSLLAICLLGAMSPGPSLAMIAKHSLAGGRMNGLVAAWSHAAGIGIYAFATIVGLAVLLEQSPMLFKGISIAGAAYLLYLGVNALRSKGGVAAKLEAGEQMSYMQSAREAFLISILSPKIALFFIALFSQFVALGNELTNKVIIVSTPLIVDGLWYTFITLVLSSPLIVERIRSKAQLIDRLSGVVLILLAVRVVWTI
- a CDS encoding alpha/beta hydrolase, whose amino-acid sequence is MTRKTIITLIALTTLGLVGCSSETIEPAYETSPNLPEYQQDTFDAYISDTQDWLLRNRVFMTENKQLEIQLNSPAEYQPVSPNGKAVLLVHGLGDSPYSFKDIATHLAEQGYLVRTVLLPGHGSRVGDLMQPSLEDWQGVVAHHTQLLEQEYDSVWLGGYSTGANLVTSQAMNDPKISGLLLFSPAFQPSSSAVQYAGLASYFITWADQDPEDNILRYNSLPMNGASVYYETSEVVREDLQDKHFNKPVFIMMSEGDSVIDTKFVQQAFSRSMPNPNNVLIWLGEATLEDPRAIQYSMKIPDQRISNGSHMGLLFSPNNPYYGVNGSKRICSNGQAEGYEEQCIDNSEVWYSAWGYIEDGKNHARLTYNPYFSDSMTKLDAVLNSEG